Proteins co-encoded in one Cynocephalus volans isolate mCynVol1 chromosome 11, mCynVol1.pri, whole genome shotgun sequence genomic window:
- the FMOD gene encoding fibromodulin, with translation MQWTSLLLLAGLCSLSGAQYEEDPHWFSHYLRSQQSTYYDPYDPYPYEPYEPYPYGVEEGPAYAYGSPSPPEPRDCPQECDCPPNFPTAMYCDNRNLKYLPFVPSRMKYVYFQNNQISSIQEGVFDNATGLLWIAVHGNQITSDKVGRKVFSKLRHLERLYLDHNNLTRMPGPLPRSLRELHLNHNQISRVPNNALEGLENLTALYLQHNEIQEVGSAMRGLRSLILLDLSYNHLRRVPDGLPLALEQLYLEHNNVYTVPDSYFRGSPRLLYVRLSHNSLTNNGLASNTFNSSSLLELDLSYNQLQKIPPVNTNLENLYLQGNRINEFSISSFCTVVDVMNFSKLQVLRLDGNEIERSAVPVDAPLCLRLASVIEI, from the exons ATGCAGTGGACCTCCCTCCTGCTACTGGCAGGGCTCTGCTCCCTCTCTGGGGCCCAGTAtgaagaagaccctcactggTTTTCCCACTACCTCCGCAGCCAGCAGTCGACCTACTATGATCCCTATGACCCTTACCCTTATGAGCCCTACGAGCCTTACCCCTATGGGGTGGAAGAAGGTCCAGCCTATGCCTATGGCTCTCCATCCCCACCAGAGCCCCGTGACTGCCCCCAGGAGTGCGACTGCCCACCCAACTTCCCCACAGCCATGTATTGTGACAATCGCAACCTCAAGTACCTGCCCTTCGTCCCCTCCCGCATGAAGTACGTCTACTTCCAGAACAACCAGATTTCCTCCATCCAGGAAGGTGTCTTTGACAATGCCACTGGGCTGCTCTGGATTGCTGTCCATGGCAACCAGATCACCAGTGACAAGGTGGGcagaaaggtcttctccaagCTGAGACATCTGGAGAGGCTGTATCTGGACCACAACAACCTGACACGGATGCCCGGTCCACTGCCACGATCCCTGCGGGAGCTCCATCTCAACCACAACCAGATCTCGCGGGTCCCCAACAATGCTCTCGAGGGGCTGGAGAACCTCACAGCCTTGTACCTCCAACACAATGAGATCCAGGAAGTGGGCAGTGCAATGAGGGGCCTCCGGTCACTGATCTTGCTGGACCTGAGTTACAACCACCTCCGGAGGGTGCCGGATGGACTGCCCTTAGCCCTTGAGCAGCTGTACCTGGAGCACAACAACGTCTACACAGTCCCCGATAGCTACTTCCGGGGCTCTCCCAGGCTCCTGTATGTGCGGCTGTCCCACAACAGTCTCACTAACAACGGCCTGGCTTCCAACACCTTCAATTCCAGCAGCCTTCTTGAGCTCGACCTCTCCTACAACCAGCTGCAGAAGATCCCCCCAGTCAACACCAACCTGGAGAACCTCTACCTCCAAGGCAACAGGATCAATG AGTTCTCCATCAGCAGCTTCTGCACCGTGGTGGACGTCATGAACTTCTCCAAGCTTCAGGTGCTGCGCCTGGATGGGAACGAGATCGAGCGCAGCGCCGTGCCGGTGGACGCGCCCCTGTGCCTGCGCCTGGCCAGCGTCATCGAGATCTGA